The following proteins come from a genomic window of Deltaproteobacteria bacterium:
- a CDS encoding 4-vinyl reductase translates to MTHWEKDIDEIKTALTMDEAHRLILADLPMILTPRMFFVNIQKKVEELSGIDTGRRVYYQAAFESAYRYTENSRRVYGITGSDLLQQYLDSLSARGWGRFEILELAEEMGVGRVRLTNSVIAEEFGNVGRSVCHAVAGALAGSIEYLARNHRPEARVRGTEPLCMSKGDPCCEFVVAPEPTGQAEP, encoded by the coding sequence ATGACACACTGGGAAAAGGATATCGACGAGATCAAGACCGCTCTGACCATGGACGAGGCTCACAGGCTTATTTTGGCGGATCTGCCCATGATCCTGACGCCCCGGATGTTCTTTGTGAACATCCAGAAGAAAGTGGAGGAGCTATCAGGTATCGATACGGGGCGGCGTGTCTATTACCAGGCCGCCTTTGAAAGCGCGTACCGGTACACGGAGAATTCGAGGCGCGTATACGGAATCACCGGCAGTGACCTGCTTCAACAGTATCTGGACAGCCTTTCTGCGCGGGGATGGGGCAGGTTTGAGATCCTTGAGCTTGCCGAGGAGATGGGCGTGGGCCGGGTACGACTGACAAATTCGGTAATTGCAGAGGAATTCGGCAATGTGGGCCGGAGCGTCTGCCATGCGGTCGCAGGTGCTCTCGCAGGATCGATAGAGTACCTGGCAAGAAACCATAGGCCGGAGGCGAGAGTGCGAGGCACGGAACCCCTTTGCATGTCCAAGGGCGACCCGTGCTGCGAATTCGTGGTGGCGCCGGAACCAACAGGCCAGGCAGAGCCGTAG
- the pckA gene encoding phosphoenolpyruvate carboxykinase (ATP) produces MFNRKDVRPELEALGFRNVGSIYWNASTPRLYEEIVRRQEGNIAHLGPVVVRTGHHRGRSPMDRFIVREASSLDKIWWGDVNRGIEEERFMNLFYRLQAYFQNKDVFVQDCYAGAAAEHRIPIRVVTETAWHSLFARNLFIQLKTEEEARSHRPRFTIINVPRFHAVPELDGTNSEAFILLHLGKNMVLVGGTSYAGEIKKSVFTMLNYVFPQESVLSMHCSANVGERDDPALFFGLSGTGKTTLSADPDRRLIGDDEHGWSDQGIFNFEGGCYAKVIRLSREAEPEIYECTRRFGTILENVSLDHNSRRIDLGDGSLTENTRAAYPISHISSASRSGVCGHPENVIMLTCDAFGVMPPVAKLTPEQAVYHFLSGYTAKVAGTELGVKEPQATFSACFGAPFMALPPTVYARLFMEKIQTHKVQCWLLNTGWAGKPYGEGERIKIAHSRALVKNVLNGALDLGEFERNPVFGFMVPKACEGLPAEILNPRHGASSQAGYEGRAARLAASFKENFRQFEKEVPANVLEAIP; encoded by the coding sequence ATGTTCAATCGGAAAGACGTGAGGCCGGAACTCGAGGCGCTCGGGTTCAGGAACGTGGGTAGCATCTACTGGAATGCTTCGACCCCTCGTCTCTACGAAGAGATCGTCAGAAGGCAGGAGGGGAACATAGCACACCTCGGGCCTGTAGTGGTGAGGACCGGCCATCACAGGGGGCGGTCGCCCATGGACAGGTTTATTGTCAGGGAGGCGTCGAGTCTGGACAAGATCTGGTGGGGCGATGTGAACAGGGGGATCGAGGAAGAGAGATTCATGAACCTCTTCTACAGGTTGCAAGCCTATTTCCAGAACAAGGACGTCTTTGTTCAGGACTGTTACGCCGGGGCCGCCGCCGAGCACAGGATACCGATTCGGGTAGTTACCGAAACAGCGTGGCACAGTCTTTTCGCCCGCAACCTCTTCATCCAGTTGAAGACCGAGGAAGAGGCACGGAGCCATCGCCCGAGATTTACCATCATCAATGTCCCGAGGTTCCATGCAGTACCGGAGTTGGACGGTACCAACTCCGAGGCCTTCATCCTGCTCCACCTGGGTAAGAACATGGTCCTGGTGGGTGGAACGAGCTACGCAGGGGAGATAAAGAAGTCGGTCTTCACCATGCTCAACTATGTCTTCCCACAGGAATCGGTTTTGTCCATGCACTGCTCGGCCAACGTGGGAGAGAGGGATGATCCAGCCCTTTTCTTCGGGCTTTCGGGCACGGGCAAGACGACGCTGTCTGCGGACCCGGATCGACGGCTGATCGGAGATGACGAACACGGCTGGAGTGATCAAGGGATATTCAACTTCGAGGGGGGGTGCTATGCCAAGGTCATCAGGCTCTCAAGAGAAGCTGAACCGGAGATCTACGAGTGCACCCGCAGATTTGGGACGATTCTGGAGAATGTCAGTCTCGATCATAATTCGCGGCGCATCGATCTCGGCGATGGATCGCTGACGGAGAACACCAGGGCGGCCTACCCCATATCCCATATCTCCAGTGCGTCCCGCTCAGGGGTCTGCGGGCACCCGGAAAACGTCATCATGCTCACCTGTGATGCCTTTGGGGTGATGCCGCCGGTGGCAAAACTGACACCCGAACAGGCGGTTTATCACTTCTTGAGTGGCTATACGGCCAAGGTGGCAGGAACAGAGCTGGGTGTCAAGGAGCCCCAGGCGACCTTCAGCGCCTGTTTTGGCGCGCCCTTTATGGCTTTGCCGCCCACGGTTTACGCCCGGCTCTTCATGGAGAAGATCCAGACCCACAAGGTGCAATGCTGGCTACTGAACACGGGATGGGCGGGCAAGCCCTACGGCGAGGGAGAGCGGATAAAGATCGCCCACTCAAGGGCTTTGGTCAAAAACGTTCTGAACGGAGCCCTCGATCTGGGAGAGTTCGAGAGAAATCCGGTCTTTGGATTCATGGTTCCCAAGGC